A single Brassica rapa cultivar Chiifu-401-42 chromosome A04, CAAS_Brap_v3.01, whole genome shotgun sequence DNA region contains:
- the LOC117133352 gene encoding transcription factor VIP1-like, producing the protein MAESDPKHLKITLSNRESAARSKAKKALHESELEDKVETLETQIDILTAELKLEKVITILLVTRGRMTADDECVQFRIRLHAGEAHARLREDLIQQLNGEVRRLIEEASVQREEMSRLREEVSEYRRRESERMNANMLDQLNINQQFQEKPQQTNYNFE; encoded by the exons ATGGCAGAATCTGATCCTAAGCATCTCAAAAT AACCTTGTCGAACCGGGAATCAGCTGCACGTTCAAAGGCGAAGAAGGCGCTGCACGAGTCCGAGTTGGAAGACAAAGTCGAGACACTTGAGACTCAGATTGATATATTGACTGCCGAGCTCAAGCTTGAGAAGGTGATCACCATCTTACTTGTCACG AGAGGAAGAATGACGGCGGATGACGAGTGCGTGCAATTTAGGATTCGTCTTCATGCAGGGGAGGCGCATGCACGACTTCGTGAAG ACTTGATCCAACAATTGAATGGAGAAGTTCGTCGGCTAATAGAAGAGGCGAGTGTGCAGAGAGAAGAGATGAGTAGGCTAAGAGAAGAGGTGAGCGAATACCGGAGGAGGGAAAGTGAGAGAATGAACGCAAAcatgttggatcaactcaacaTCAACCAGCAGTTTCAAGAGAAGCCGCAGCAGACAAATTATAATTTCGAATGA